In the Flavobacterium sp. 90 genome, GATTGAATTTCATTTTATTGAAGTTTGACTTATCTAAAGTAAAGAAATAATACGGAATAATGGCACGCGGATGACGCAGATTCGCTATCGCGAAAACGCGGATTTAAAACGGATTCTTATTGTTTTTTCTTGCAATTTTGTAATCGCACTATTTGTCGAGCTACTAACGGAGGAAGTATTTCCATTAGTAGCTTGATAAATATTAGAGATTTACTTTAAGGAGTTTAATCAGCATAATGATAGATACTTTTTTTAATGGTATCATTTATTTTTTCAAGAGTAACTTCTGTAACACCGCCTTCATAATTCATTGTAATGGCAACTTTTTTACCTGATATGATTTCATAATCAATAGAGATTAATCCATTTTTATTTACATCAACAGATTTACTTTTACTTGGAATTGCACTTAAAAAATATTCTGTTTCTTCTACTTCTTTCTTTTTGATAATATTTTCATACGCTTTTTCAAGATCTGTATTTTTTATAATACACTCTTTTCCGGATCCCATTTCTACTTCGATATCTTTACAATCTTCTTTTTCCTCTTTTTCTTCTTTTGCAGCAATATTGGTTGTTACTGGTTTTTTTTCTGATTTTAATTCTTCATCGGAAGTAGTTTTTTTACAGTTTGTGAATAGTAAAGCTAAGAGAGCAATGCATGTAATTTTTTTCATAGTTGAAATGTATTGATAGTAGGAATTTTATTTAAAAGTATTCCTTTTTTTTATAATATGAAAATTAAAGAAATAAAGTGGAATGATTGCACGCGGATGACGCGGATTTGTATGGATCTACACGGATTTTATTATTGTTGTTGTTGTTTACTTACGTTATGATCTTCGACTTCGCTCAGACTGACAAGATTGAGTGTAATAAAATGAGGATAGATTTAGCAGGTGAGATTGCTTCGTTCCTCGCAAGGACACGCAAGAAAAAAAAATCCGTGTAAATCCGCGCTTTCGCGATAGCGAATCCGTGTCATCCGCGTGCTATATCTCAACAACATAAAAAAAACGCTGCAAAACCTAAGTCTCACAGCGTTTTCATCTCAAAAAATAAATAATTAACGGGTATTATTTCCAACCACCGCCTAATGCACGATACAAATCAGTATTGGCAGATAGTTGCTCTCTTTTTATGTTTGCCAGTTCTAGCTCGCTTTGCAATAAGTTTGCTTGTGCAGAAAGAACTTCTAAATATTCAGCCATACCGTTTTTGAATAACAAATTGGCATTTTTTATGGCTTGTTGTAACGTTTTTACACGCTCTTTTAGAAAGGATTCTTGTTGTTGTAATTTCTCTACTTTTACTAAAGCATCAGAAACTTCGCTAACAGCAACCAAAACTGATTGTCTGAAACTTAAAACTGCTTTTTCTCTTTCGGCAACGGCAATATTATATTGTGTTCTTACCTTTTTATTATTCAATAAAGGTTGTGTTAAACCTCCTGCAACGGTTCCGAATAATGAAGCCGGAATGTTGAACCAATTACTGGTTTCGAACGAGTTTACTCCGCCTTGAGCGGTAATTCTTAATGCTGGATATAAATCAGCTTTTGTGATTCCAACATTTGCATTTGCTGCTTTAAGGGCTAATTCAGCACTTTTTACATCTGGTCTTCTGCTTACTAATGAAGACGGAATTCCGATTGCATTGTTATTTTTAACTTCTAAAGTAGCCAAACGAATGCTTCTTGTTTTTGAATTTGGAAATGCTCCTGTCAAAACGCTTAAAGCATTTTCCTGAATCGCAACATTTTGTTCTAATTGCGGAATCAATTGTGCTGAAACTAATTTTTGTGCTTCAGATTGTTGAATCGCTAATGTAGTTACCTGACCAGCATCGTATTTTAATTTAATGATATTTGTTGTACTATCATTTAATTTAAAGTTTTGTCTGGCGATTTCTAATTGTGCGTCTAACATCAAAAGATTGTAATATCCTTTAGAAACATTGGCTACAATTGTAGTTTGCAATGCTTTTTTTACTTCTTCTGATTGAAGGTAACTTGCGTAAGCTCCTTTTTTCTGATTTTTGATTTTCCCCCAGATATCAGCTTCCCACGAAAGTGTTGCTCCGGCAGAATAATCGTCAATATGGTTTTGGCCTAAAGCCTGACCTAAATTCTTTCCTGTAAAACTATTGTCAGACGGATTGCTTGTACTTGCACTTACATTTAAATTAACCTGAGGAACATTTCCCCATTTTGATTGTGTGAATCTGTATTGTGCAATTTCGATGTTTTTAACAGCAATCTGCAAGTCATTGTTTCTTGCAACGGCGCTATCAATCAATTGAATAATATCTTTTTCGGTATAGAAGTTTTTCCACTCCACGTCTCCAATACTTGTTGTATCTTTTGAAACCGATGCACTCCTGAAATTTTCAGGAAATGCATCTTTTGGAGTTTCAATATCCTTCGAAACCTTACAGGATATTATAGTCGTGATCAAAATGGCGATCAT is a window encoding:
- a CDS encoding TolC family protein, translating into MKNYITKIVMIAILITTIISCKVSKDIETPKDAFPENFRSASVSKDTTSIGDVEWKNFYTEKDIIQLIDSAVARNNDLQIAVKNIEIAQYRFTQSKWGNVPQVNLNVSASTSNPSDNSFTGKNLGQALGQNHIDDYSAGATLSWEADIWGKIKNQKKGAYASYLQSEEVKKALQTTIVANVSKGYYNLLMLDAQLEIARQNFKLNDSTTNIIKLKYDAGQVTTLAIQQSEAQKLVSAQLIPQLEQNVAIQENALSVLTGAFPNSKTRSIRLATLEVKNNNAIGIPSSLVSRRPDVKSAELALKAANANVGITKADLYPALRITAQGGVNSFETSNWFNIPASLFGTVAGGLTQPLLNNKKVRTQYNIAVAEREKAVLSFRQSVLVAVSEVSDALVKVEKLQQQESFLKERVKTLQQAIKNANLLFKNGMAEYLEVLSAQANLLQSELELANIKREQLSANTDLYRALGGGWK